One genomic region from Sulfuriflexus mobilis encodes:
- a CDS encoding Bax inhibitor-1/YccA family protein: MNISMPNTTARTQTAVLATNKVIRNTYMLLSMTLLFSALTAGTSMMLNLPHPGILLTLGGYFGLLFLTAKFRNSSLGIACVFVLTGFMGYTLGPILNSYLALPNGGQVVMTAMGATGAIFLGLSGYALVSRKDFSFMGGFLMVGILVAFLGGLGAIFFEMPVLSLAVSSMFVLLMGGLILYETSNIIHGGETNYIMATVTLYVSIFNLFTSLLHLLGFMNGNE; the protein is encoded by the coding sequence ATGAATATTTCCATGCCAAATACCACGGCCCGGACACAAACGGCCGTACTCGCTACCAACAAGGTGATCCGCAACACCTATATGTTGCTCTCCATGACCCTGTTGTTCAGTGCGCTGACGGCAGGCACCTCGATGATGCTGAATCTGCCACACCCCGGGATCCTGCTAACTCTCGGTGGCTATTTCGGCCTGCTGTTCCTGACAGCAAAATTCCGGAATAGCAGCTTAGGGATAGCCTGCGTATTCGTCCTGACCGGTTTTATGGGTTACACGCTCGGACCGATCCTTAATAGTTATCTGGCCCTGCCTAATGGTGGTCAGGTGGTGATGACCGCCATGGGCGCGACGGGTGCTATCTTCCTGGGTCTATCGGGTTATGCGCTGGTCAGCCGCAAGGACTTCAGTTTCATGGGTGGCTTCCTGATGGTGGGTATCCTGGTGGCCTTCCTCGGCGGGTTGGGGGCGATATTTTTCGAGATGCCGGTATTATCTCTGGCGGTGTCTTCTATGTTCGTCTTACTCATGGGCGGGCTAATCCTGTACGAAACCAGTAACATCATTCACGGTGGTGAAACCAACTACATCATGGCGACCGTGACCCTGTATGTCTCTATCTTCAACCTGTTTACCAGCCTGTTGCATCTGCTCGGGTTTATGAATGGCAATGAATAA
- a CDS encoding 5-(carboxyamino)imidazole ribonucleotide mutase, which yields MHTQVGIIMGSRLQWTTMQHTAKLLAHLGIAYEARIITANKNINRLHEYAGNAIDRGLEIIIAGSAGAAYLPGILASKTEIPVLGVPMTTNSAKHKKSYDFDPRNYIDNQVSMLTTGPGGAVNAALFAASMLANKYPRIRENLMKYRSQNECGDTAQENSRYTA from the coding sequence ATGCATACGCAAGTCGGTATTATTATGGGCTCGAGGCTCCAATGGACAACCATGCAACATACGGCGAAATTACTTGCTCACTTGGGTATTGCCTATGAAGCTCGAATCATCACAGCAAATAAAAATATTAATCGATTGCATGAATATGCCGGCAATGCCATAGATCGCGGTCTAGAAATTATCATCGCCGGCTCTGCTGGTGCTGCATATTTACCTGGAATTCTTGCCTCTAAAACAGAGATACCCGTACTTGGTGTCCCCATGACAACCAATTCTGCTAAACATAAAAAATCTTATGATTTTGACCCACGTAACTACATAGATAACCAGGTTTCGATGCTTACCACCGGACCAGGAGGTGCTGTCAATGCAGCATTGTTTGCAGCAAGTATGCTTGCTAATAAATATCCACGCATTCGTGAAAATCTAATGAAGTATCGTAGTCAGAATGAGTGCGGAGATACTGCACAAGAAAATTCGAGATACACTGCTTAA
- a CDS encoding cation:proton antiporter has product MVLGPSGLAYIENYDEIAHLAELGVVLLLFVIGIEINPSRLWRMKGVVLGRGSLQVLITGGLITVIARESLNSSWSEKKVYFPGGLTSPLLCMASGT; this is encoded by the coding sequence ATAGTATTAGGCCCTTCAGGTCTGGCTTATATCGAGAATTACGATGAGATTGCGCACCTTGCTGAGTTGGGCGTTGTGCTGCTGTTGTTTGTGATCGGGATAGAAATTAACCCATCCCGCCTCTGGCGGATGAAGGGGGTTGTATTAGGACGTGGATCGCTCCAGGTGCTAATAACCGGAGGACTGATAACTGTCATAGCCCGCGAATCCCTTAATTCTTCATGGTCGGAAAAGAAAGTTTATTTCCCAGGTGGGCTAACCAGTCCACTTTTATGCATGGCTTCTGGTACCTGA
- the nhaR gene encoding transcriptional activator NhaR encodes MINYKHLHYFWVVAKEGGIARASERLHLTPQTISGQLSLLEENLGEALFNRVGRNLEMTETGRLVLSYADEIFSLGGELEEMVRNLPGGRPMVFKVGVADVVPKSIAYRLLAPALQLPEPVRIVCREGAIDSLLAELAVHQVDLVIADGPIPAGLNVRGFNHPLGDCGISFFAAPKLARKLGKDFPQSLSGAPLLLPGEMTVVRSRLIQWFNELHLHPRIVGEFDDSALMKAFGQAGTGVFIAPTPIAKEVEKQYGVVSIGQTDEVREQFYAISVERKISHPAVSAITEAAREWLFTNVSAGRKQKTSRKKS; translated from the coding sequence ATGATTAACTATAAACATCTTCATTATTTCTGGGTGGTGGCAAAGGAAGGTGGCATTGCGCGCGCCAGCGAACGCCTGCATCTGACGCCTCAGACCATCAGCGGGCAACTCAGTCTGCTGGAAGAAAACCTCGGCGAGGCACTGTTTAACCGCGTCGGGCGAAATCTTGAGATGACAGAAACCGGCCGGCTGGTGTTGAGCTATGCTGACGAAATTTTTTCACTCGGCGGTGAGCTCGAAGAAATGGTGCGCAATCTTCCAGGGGGCAGGCCGATGGTATTCAAGGTCGGCGTTGCCGATGTGGTGCCGAAGTCCATTGCCTACCGCTTGCTGGCCCCGGCGCTACAATTGCCGGAGCCTGTTCGCATTGTCTGTCGGGAAGGTGCCATCGATTCTTTACTGGCCGAACTGGCCGTACACCAGGTTGATTTGGTCATCGCCGACGGGCCTATTCCAGCTGGCCTGAACGTGCGTGGTTTTAATCACCCCCTTGGTGATTGTGGCATCAGCTTTTTTGCCGCGCCCAAACTGGCTCGTAAGCTCGGCAAAGACTTTCCGCAAAGTCTAAGCGGCGCACCATTGCTGCTACCGGGTGAAATGACCGTGGTAAGGAGCCGACTCATACAGTGGTTTAACGAACTTCATCTGCATCCGCGCATCGTTGGCGAGTTTGATGACAGTGCTTTGATGAAGGCCTTTGGTCAGGCCGGAACCGGCGTGTTCATCGCCCCAACACCCATTGCAAAGGAAGTTGAAAAACAATACGGAGTGGTGTCTATTGGTCAGACGGATGAGGTGCGCGAACAATTTTACGCCATTTCCGTGGAGCGTAAGATCTCTCACCCGGCAGTATCCGCGATCACGGAAGCGGCGCGTGAATGGTTATTTACAAATGTCTCGGCAGGACGTAAACAAAAAACAAGCAGGAAAAAATCATGA
- a CDS encoding BMC domain-containing protein — MVKLKTYVYIDALQPQLAEYMASVSQGFPPVPGDACLWVEVSPGMAIHRVTDIALKASQVKLTQQIVERAFGSMVIHHRDQSDVIESGRILLSSIDADVNDREHCDIQWHDIIHGMTSDHAVLINRQHRGGSMILPGESMFILEAQPAGYIVYAANQAEKAANITLVDVRAVGAYGRLTISGKEADVEEAAVAAIRALQNPSRT; from the coding sequence ATGGTTAAACTTAAAACCTATGTTTATATCGACGCATTACAGCCACAGTTAGCAGAATATATGGCTTCTGTGTCTCAGGGCTTTCCTCCCGTACCCGGGGATGCTTGTCTGTGGGTTGAGGTTTCACCAGGTATGGCCATTCACCGTGTTACAGATATTGCGTTAAAAGCATCCCAGGTAAAACTGACTCAACAAATTGTCGAGCGCGCATTTGGTTCAATGGTAATACATCATAGAGATCAGAGTGATGTGATTGAGTCAGGCAGAATATTGTTATCGAGTATAGATGCTGATGTAAACGATAGAGAGCATTGTGATATTCAATGGCACGATATTATTCATGGGATGACATCAGATCACGCTGTTTTGATTAACCGCCAACATCGGGGCGGTTCAATGATATTGCCTGGTGAGAGCATGTTTATTCTTGAGGCTCAGCCAGCCGGTTATATTGTCTATGCTGCTAATCAGGCAGAGAAAGCAGCAAATATTACATTAGTTGATGTGCGTGCAGTGGGTGCCTACGGTCGCTTAACAATATCAGGGAAAGAAGCGGATGTTGAAGAAGCTGCTGTCGCGGCAATCAGAGCGTTACAAAATCCATCAAGGACATAG
- a CDS encoding rhodanese-like domain-containing protein: protein MTLLSACAEPPYSNLGNDQLKTMLEQGVPIYDIRRLEEWRQTGVIEGSQLLTFVDAGGRAMPDFLPRFTRVVGKDDPVILICRTGSRTRTLARHMVEQMGYTNVFNVRNGITQWIRDERPVTRL from the coding sequence GTGACCCTGCTATCAGCTTGCGCCGAGCCTCCTTATAGCAATCTGGGTAATGATCAGTTAAAGACCATGCTTGAACAGGGTGTGCCGATTTATGACATACGACGTCTGGAAGAATGGCGCCAGACGGGTGTGATCGAAGGCAGTCAGCTGCTGACCTTTGTGGATGCAGGTGGACGTGCGATGCCAGATTTTCTGCCCCGTTTCACCCGTGTCGTAGGCAAAGATGATCCAGTGATATTGATCTGCCGTACTGGCAGCCGTACCAGAACACTGGCGCGCCACATGGTCGAACAAATGGGCTACACAAATGTCTTCAATGTACGCAATGGCATCACCCAATGGATCCGTGATGAGAGACCGGTAACGCGCTTGTAA
- a CDS encoding arsenite methyltransferase: MSENNCCGGNNSGTDQQTHDDHRQSVRDAYAQVANASNGGESCGIESSCCGVSDDTAINTLISTRLGYSEADLVTVPDGADMGLGCGNPRAIASLKPGEVVVDLGSGGGFDCFLAAQEVGASGQVIGIDMTPDMLSKARANASKGKFTNVEFRLGEIEHLPVANDTANVIISNCVINLSPNKQQVFRETFRILQPGGRLAISDVVATIELPEEMRNDPMLVAGCMGNASLIEDLKEMITAAGFEDVRIEPKDESKDFIRDWAPDHNVTDYVVSASIEAVKPDPSGCCGGGRC; the protein is encoded by the coding sequence ATGAGCGAGAACAATTGTTGTGGCGGCAATAACAGCGGTACCGATCAACAGACCCATGATGACCACCGACAATCAGTGCGTGATGCCTATGCACAGGTGGCGAATGCCAGTAATGGGGGCGAGAGTTGTGGCATTGAGAGCAGCTGCTGTGGCGTCTCGGACGATACGGCGATTAACACGCTGATCTCAACCCGGCTTGGCTACAGTGAGGCCGACCTGGTCACGGTGCCTGATGGCGCGGACATGGGCCTGGGTTGTGGTAACCCGCGGGCGATCGCCTCACTGAAACCCGGTGAGGTTGTCGTCGATCTCGGTTCCGGCGGCGGTTTTGACTGTTTTCTCGCTGCGCAGGAGGTTGGTGCCAGCGGTCAGGTGATCGGCATCGACATGACCCCGGATATGCTCAGCAAGGCACGCGCGAATGCCAGCAAGGGCAAGTTTACAAATGTCGAATTTCGCCTCGGCGAGATCGAACACCTGCCGGTCGCGAATGACACGGCCAATGTCATCATATCTAATTGCGTGATCAATCTGTCGCCGAACAAGCAACAGGTCTTCAGGGAAACCTTCCGCATCCTGCAGCCGGGTGGGCGTCTGGCGATCTCTGATGTGGTGGCGACGATTGAATTGCCGGAAGAAATGCGTAATGACCCGATGCTGGTTGCCGGTTGCATGGGTAATGCGTCGTTGATCGAAGACTTGAAAGAAATGATCACGGCCGCCGGTTTTGAAGACGTGCGCATCGAGCCGAAGGACGAGTCAAAAGACTTTATTCGTGACTGGGCGCCCGACCATAACGTCACCGACTACGTGGTCTCTGCCAGCATCGAGGCGGTTAAACCGGATCCGAGTGGGTGTTGTGGTGGGGGTCGTTGTTAA
- a CDS encoding VC0807 family protein, with protein MTNIPNTGTQHSPGHKPHPMIDLLVSIVIPSVILMKLSGDGDLGASTALIVALAFPVGWGMFELLKYKKFNFIALLGLISVLLTGGIGLLQLDLQWLAVKEAAIPGLIGIAVLVSTRTRYPLIKTLLYSPKIMDVSKIKRELNDRRNTAAFEGRLLNATYLLSGTFLFSATMNYILAKWIVTSPAGSAAFNEELGQMTLLSYPVIVIPSMFMTMAVLYYLWRTIHGMTGLALEEILVTHSSEGKHDNASG; from the coding sequence ATGACCAATATCCCCAACACAGGCACACAACATTCTCCTGGCCATAAACCACACCCAATGATTGACCTGCTGGTCAGTATTGTTATTCCTTCAGTGATCCTGATGAAGCTCAGTGGTGATGGTGACCTTGGGGCGAGTACTGCTCTGATAGTGGCGCTCGCTTTCCCTGTGGGCTGGGGCATGTTCGAACTACTCAAGTATAAAAAATTCAATTTTATTGCATTGCTCGGGTTAATCAGCGTATTGCTCACCGGCGGTATCGGTCTGTTACAACTCGATCTGCAGTGGCTGGCCGTCAAGGAAGCCGCTATACCCGGACTGATCGGTATCGCGGTGTTAGTTTCCACGCGCACCCGTTATCCGCTGATCAAAACACTCCTCTATAGTCCGAAGATTATGGATGTCAGCAAGATCAAACGGGAACTCAATGATCGTAGAAATACCGCAGCATTTGAAGGTCGTCTGCTGAACGCCACGTATCTACTTAGCGGCACTTTTCTCTTTTCAGCTACGATGAACTACATCCTGGCCAAGTGGATTGTTACCAGCCCGGCAGGTAGCGCTGCTTTCAACGAGGAACTCGGTCAGATGACTCTGCTCAGTTATCCAGTCATCGTCATTCCCTCCATGTTCATGACGATGGCAGTCTTGTATTACCTATGGCGGACGATCCATGGCATGACCGGACTTGCACTGGAAGAAATACTGGTCACACACAGCTCGGAAGGGAAGCATGACAATGCATCAGGTTAA
- a CDS encoding HPF/RaiA family ribosome-associated protein: MQIDIQSRNFPLTNALRDRVERRLCFALSTRDEHILRIMVRLSDINGPRGGADKCCHIQVILPHLPDVVIEDTEVDLYAAIDRAADRAGRTVGRRLARHRDRDRSSVPREMEALTEIPESVNDLIGDNP; encoded by the coding sequence ATGCAGATCGATATTCAATCACGTAATTTCCCTCTGACGAATGCCTTGCGCGACCGCGTTGAACGGCGGTTGTGCTTTGCGCTAAGCACCAGAGATGAGCATATCCTGCGCATCATGGTACGGCTGTCTGATATTAATGGCCCGCGTGGCGGGGCAGACAAATGCTGCCACATTCAGGTGATACTACCGCATCTACCTGATGTAGTAATCGAAGATACCGAGGTGGATCTCTACGCCGCTATCGACCGTGCTGCGGATCGAGCCGGGCGAACCGTTGGGCGTCGGCTGGCACGACATCGTGACAGAGATCGCTCATCCGTTCCGCGCGAAATGGAAGCACTCACCGAAATACCTGAATCTGTTAATGACCTGATTGGAGACAATCCATAA
- the nhaA gene encoding Na+/H+ antiporter NhaA: MIEQDNKPADSTEKGIFHAPWEKSFDKILSPFEEFIHRQTTSGLLLMGCAVIALLLANGPLASAYAHLVHTLISLNIGNWKLEMSLHHWINDGLMALFFFVVGLELKREMLVGELAKLRNAALPIGAAIGGMVVPALIYFIFNPDGDAARGWGIPMATDIAFAIGALALLASRVPKALITFLVALAIVDDLGAVMVIAVFYTDTIALVPLAAAGGLFALLLAFNMFGIRKTMPYFIVAVFLWYALLLSGVHATMAGILGALSVPAIPKYNPERFSEHVRDLMQRFDAGHQPGKSIMNNEKLRAVVQTLENGVHSVEAPLQRLEHVWHIPVAYLVIPVFALVNAAIPMDFSSLGQSFTHPVMLGVTLGLVLGKFIGITGVCWLMLKLGIAELPKETRFTQIAGVSLLAGIGFTMSIFVAQLGFEGNEDLLLMAKTGILAASLLAGVAGFIWLYLASKSVAAKQ, encoded by the coding sequence ATGATCGAACAAGACAACAAACCAGCAGACTCAACAGAGAAAGGGATTTTCCATGCCCCGTGGGAAAAGTCATTCGACAAAATACTCAGCCCCTTTGAAGAGTTTATCCATCGCCAGACCACCAGTGGCTTACTGCTGATGGGCTGTGCGGTTATTGCCCTGCTGTTGGCTAATGGCCCGCTGGCATCTGCCTACGCACATTTAGTACATACCCTCATTAGCCTCAACATCGGTAACTGGAAGCTGGAAATGAGTCTGCACCACTGGATTAATGATGGCTTGATGGCATTGTTTTTCTTTGTGGTCGGTTTGGAGCTCAAGCGCGAAATGCTGGTAGGTGAATTAGCAAAACTGCGTAATGCCGCACTGCCGATCGGCGCGGCTATTGGCGGCATGGTAGTACCGGCATTGATCTATTTCATTTTCAATCCGGACGGTGATGCGGCGCGCGGCTGGGGTATCCCCATGGCTACCGATATTGCCTTCGCCATCGGCGCACTGGCACTACTGGCGAGTCGGGTACCCAAGGCCCTGATCACTTTTCTCGTGGCGCTGGCCATTGTCGATGATCTCGGCGCGGTGATGGTGATTGCAGTATTTTATACGGATACCATTGCACTCGTTCCACTCGCCGCAGCCGGTGGACTGTTTGCATTGCTGCTGGCGTTTAATATGTTCGGCATTCGCAAAACCATGCCATATTTTATTGTTGCCGTGTTTCTCTGGTATGCCTTACTGCTGTCCGGCGTGCACGCCACTATGGCAGGTATTCTCGGTGCATTATCGGTACCTGCCATTCCCAAATACAACCCGGAACGTTTCAGTGAGCATGTCAGGGATCTTATGCAGCGTTTCGATGCCGGCCATCAGCCTGGCAAGAGCATTATGAACAATGAAAAGTTACGAGCAGTGGTACAGACTCTGGAGAATGGTGTGCACAGTGTTGAAGCCCCGCTGCAACGGCTCGAACACGTCTGGCATATACCCGTGGCTTACCTGGTGATTCCGGTTTTTGCGCTTGTTAATGCCGCTATCCCGATGGATTTTTCTTCTCTAGGTCAAAGTTTTACCCACCCGGTAATGTTAGGTGTCACGCTGGGGCTGGTGCTGGGTAAGTTTATTGGTATCACCGGCGTCTGCTGGTTGATGCTGAAACTGGGCATAGCGGAATTACCCAAAGAGACCCGGTTTACCCAGATTGCAGGGGTGTCCTTGCTGGCGGGGATCGGATTCACCATGTCCATCTTTGTTGCACAGCTTGGCTTCGAAGGGAACGAAGATCTACTGTTGATGGCCAAGACAGGTATTCTTGCAGCTTCACTGCTGGCGGGCGTGGCAGGTTTCATCTGGCTTTACCTGGCGAGTAAATCGGTAGCGGCTAAGCAGTAA
- a CDS encoding NUDIX hydrolase — MHRQELLNLLKEHHTRFMDEAGYVQRAIGYIEEHEDCFYRELWPIHVTGSAWVISPDCNKILMMHHKKHDQWFQPGGHADGDADIVRVALRETSEETGIDISQVKLLDLNVFDVDIHSIPAMGHEPQHYHIDIRFLVEIDDSVPVPGNDESHQVLWVSLYEVTRYNNNRSTYRMLEKTRQLRNTLAT, encoded by the coding sequence ATGCATCGACAGGAACTTTTAAATTTATTAAAAGAGCACCATACACGTTTTATGGACGAAGCAGGATATGTACAGCGTGCAATAGGGTATATCGAGGAGCATGAAGATTGTTTCTATCGTGAACTATGGCCTATACATGTTACTGGTTCAGCATGGGTAATCAGTCCAGATTGTAATAAAATTTTAATGATGCATCATAAGAAACATGATCAATGGTTTCAGCCTGGTGGTCATGCAGATGGTGATGCAGACATTGTACGTGTCGCACTACGTGAAACATCAGAAGAAACGGGTATTGATATATCACAAGTTAAATTATTAGATTTAAATGTATTTGATGTTGATATACATAGTATTCCAGCTATGGGACATGAACCACAACATTATCATATTGATATCAGGTTCTTAGTGGAAATTGATGATAGCGTACCCGTGCCTGGTAATGATGAATCGCATCAGGTGCTATGGGTTAGTTTGTATGAGGTCACTCGTTATAATAATAACCGTTCAACTTATCGTATGCTGGAGAAGACTCGCCAACTACGCAACACGTTAGCTACTTGA